In Elephas maximus indicus isolate mEleMax1 chromosome 15, mEleMax1 primary haplotype, whole genome shotgun sequence, the following are encoded in one genomic region:
- the SLC39A4 gene encoding zinc transporter ZIP4 produces the protein MAYLARLGPGLLLATLLVVAAAAEPVRLLTVLTSGRGALDRLALGGLLNTLAARVHCTSGPCGKCLSVEDVLALGWPGKPGLPPEPVLHAGDIARLSAAVALYLSDPEGTCADIQGGRWGSRADHFLAALERPEALTLGLSRLLQRIQIQGGTQRASEEACVDVPQLLEEASADGPGGPGPALAALLDHVKSGACFHALPTPQYFVDFVFRQHNSEAPNITLTELAALMESLGIGGEGEAHGSQDHSDHSSHSRQGPVPLATPNSSSNVWDTVCLSPSDVMAVYGLSEQTGVAPEAWAQLSPALVQQQLSGACSPQPSNPTQDQLSQAEKYLYGSLATLLICLLSVPGALLACKGCPTATHYIIQTFLSMAVGALTGDALLHLTPQVLGLHSHDNDNDHSHGEEGLSPQSTWRLLAVLGGIYAFFLFENLFNLLLPQDPEDLEKGKSCSRGGHSHSMSLQLKPSQLQPPRQPQEGSQADLVVAESPDQQSQETPKLSSESRLLPYMITLGDAVHNFADGLAMGAAFASSWKTGLATSLAVLCHELPHELGDFATLLYAGLSVRRALLLNLVSALTAFFGLYVALAVGVGEDSQAWILAVAAGFFLYVALCDMLPAMLHVQDPRPWLLFLLHNVGLLGGWVILLLLSVYEDKISL, from the exons ATGGCTTACCTGGCCCGACTTGGCCCAGGGCTGCTGTTGGCCACACTGTtggtggtggcagcagcagcTGAGCCTGTCCGTCTGCTGACTGTGCTCACGTCGGGTCGCGGTGCTCTGGACCGCTTGGCACTGGGCGGCCTATTAAATACGCTAGCGGCCCGTGTGCACTGCACCTCTGGGCCGTGTGGAAAG TGTCTGTCTGTGGAGGATGTGCTGGCCCTTGGTTGGCCTGGGAAGCCAGGGCTTCCCCCGGAGCCTGTCCTGCACGCTGGGGACATTGCCCGCCTCAGCGCGGCTGTGGCCCTCTACCTCAGCGACCCTGAGGGCACATGTGCTGACATCCAGGGGGGCCGCTGGGGCTCCCGCGCGGACCACTTCCTGGCTGCGCTTGAACGCCCTGAGGCCCTGACCCTGGGCCTGAGCCGGCTGCTCCAGAGGATCCAGATCCAGGGAGGCACCCAGCGTGCTTCGGAGGAG GCCTGTGTGGACGTACCTCAGCTGCTGGAAGAGGCATCGGCGGATGGCCCTGGGGGCCCCGGCCCAGCCCTGGCCGCCCTCCTGGACCACGTCAAGAGTGGCGCCTGCTTCCACGCCCTGCCCACCCCACAGTACTTCGTGGACTTTGTGTTTCGGCAACACAACAGCGAGGCCCCCAACATTACACTGACTG AGCTGGCCGCCTTGATGGAGAGCCTGGGGATAGGAGGAGAAGGGGAGGCCCATGGGTCCCAGGACCACAGTGACCACAGCAGCCATAGCCGCCAGGGCCCTGTGCCCCTTGCCACCCCCAACAGCAGCTCCAATGTGTGGGACACA GTATGCCTGAGCCCGAGCGATGTGATGGCCGTGTATGGGTTGTCAGAGCAGACCGGGGTGGCCCCTGAGGCCTGGGCCCAACTCAGCCCTGCCCTGGTGCAGCAGCAGCTGAGTGGGGCctgcagcccccagcccagtaacCCCACCCAGGACCAGCTCAGCCAGGCAGAGA AGTACCTGTATGGCTCACTGGCCACGCTGCTCATCTGCCTGCTCTCGGTGCCAGGTGCACTGCTGGCCTGCAAGGGCTGCCCCACTGCCACTCACTACATCATCCAGACCTTTCTCAGCATGGCTGTAGGCGCGCTCACTGGCGATGCCCTTCTGCACCTGACACCGCAG GTGCTCGGGCTGCACAGCCATGACAATGACAACGATCACAGCCACGGTGAGGAGGGTCTCAGTCCCCAGTCCACCTGGCGCCTCCTGGCTGTGCTTGGTGGCATCTATGCCTTCTTCCTGTTTGAGAACCTCTTCAACCTGCTGCTGCCCCAGGATCCAGAG GACCTGGAGAAGGGCAAGTCCTGCAGCCGTGGCGGCCACAGCCACAGTATGTCCCTGCAGCTGAAGCCCAGCCAGCTCCAGCCACCCAGGCAGCCCCAGGAGGGCTCGCAGGCTGACCTG GTCGTGGCAGAAAGCCCAGACCAGCAGAGTCAGGAGACCCCGAAACTGAGCTCAG AGTCGCGGCTTCTGCCCTACATGATCACGCTGGGTGACGCCGTGCACAACTTTGCCGACGGGCTGGCCATGGGCGCCGCCTTCGCCTCCTCCTGGAAGACCGGGCTGGCCACCTCGCTGGCTGTGCTCTGCCACGAGTTGCCACACGAGCTGG GTGACTTCGCAACCCTGCTGTACGCCGGGCTGTCGGTGCGCCGCGCGCTGCTGCTGAACCTGGTCTCGGCGCTCACAGCCTTCTTCGGCCTCTACGTGGCGCTCGCGGTCGGCGTCGGCGAGGACAGCCAGGCCTGGATCCTGGCGGTGGCCGCGGGCTTTTTCCTCTATGTGGCGCTCTGCGACATG CTCCCAGCCATGCTGCACGTGCAGGACCCGCGGCCCTGGCTGCTCTTTCTGCTGCACAACGTGGGCCTGCTGGGCGGCTGGGTCATCCTGCTGCTGCTGTCCGTATACGAGGACAAAATCTCCCTCTGA